The following are encoded together in the Lathyrus oleraceus cultivar Zhongwan6 chromosome 3, CAAS_Psat_ZW6_1.0, whole genome shotgun sequence genome:
- the LOC127127101 gene encoding serine/threonine-protein kinase BSK3 produces MGVQCSSLVPCCVNSQVKTSDLEVPDDENEDRIEANNGPVFREFSLEQLNNATSGFNVENIVSEHGEKAPNVVYKGKMENQTRIVVKRFNKSAWPDARQFLEEAKSVGQLRNERLANLLGCCCEDDERLLVAEYMPNETLAKHLFHWDAQPMKWAMRLRVVLHLAEALEYCTSNGRGLYHDLNAYRVLFDEDGNPRLSSFGLMKNSRDGKSYSTNLAFTPPEYLRTGRVTPESVIYSFGTLLLDLLSGKHIPPSHALDLIRDRNLQMLTDSCLEGQFSDDDGTELVRLASRCLQYEPRERPNTKSLVTALAPLQKETEVPSHSLMGIQHSATIVASLTPLGDACSRKDLTAIHEVLESIGYKDDEGVANELSFQMWTDQMQDSLTSKQKGDAAFRHKDFKLAIECYTQFIDVGTMVSPTVHARRSLCYLINNQPQEAMNDAMQAQVISPLWHIASYLQSVSLAGLGMPNESQVALSEGTTLEAKRNAPTGKK; encoded by the exons ATGGGGGTTCAATGCTCTAGCCTGGTTCCATGTTGTGTGAATTCACAAGTTAAAACATCTGATCTTGAAGTTCCGGATGATG AAAATGAGGATAGAATTGAGGCTAATAACGGGCCTGTGTTTCGTGAATTTTCGTTGGAGCAACTTAATAATGCAACGTCTGGTTTTAATGTTGAGAATATAGTTTCTGAACATGGTGAAAAGGCTCCAAACGTTGTTTATAAAGGGAAGATGGAGAACCAAACGAGGATAGTTGTTAAGAGGTTTAATAAAAGTGCTTGGCCCGATGCTCGGCAGTTTTTG GAAGAAGCTAAATCAGTTGGTCAGCTTCGTAACGAAAGATTGGCAAATTTACTTGGTTGTTGTTGTGAAGATGACGAGAGGTTGCTTGTGGCTGAATATATGCCGAATGAAACACTCGCAAAACACCTTTTCCACT GGGATGCCCAACCGATGAAATGGGCAATGCGACTCAGAGTTGTTCTGCATCTTGCAGAAGCTCTAGAATACTGCACAAGCAATGGACGTGGCCTCTATCATGACCTTAATGCATATAGAGTTCTATTTGATGAA GATGGTAATCCTAGGCTTTCGAGTTTTGGCCTTATGAAGAATAGTAGGGATGGAAAAAGTTATAGCACAAATTTGGCATTTACCCCTCCGGAGTATCTCAGAACCG GGAGAGTAACACCAGAAAGTGTAATATATAGCTTCGGCACTCTTTTGCTTGACCTTCTTAGCGGGAAACATATCCCTCCAAGTCAT GCCCTTGATTTGATTCGCGACAGAAATCTTCAGATGCTAACAGATTCTTGTCTGGAAGGACAATTTTCCGATGATGATGGAACTGAGTTGGTGCGCCTGGCATCTCGTTGTTTACAGTATGAACCTAGAGAGCGACCTAATACAAAGTCGTTAGTAACCGCTTTGGCTCCTCTTCAAAAAGAAACAGAG GTTCCTTCCCACTCGTTGATGGGTATCCAACATAGTGCTACTATTGTTGCTTCGCTGACCCCTCTTGGCGACGCATGTTCAAGAAAAGACTTGACTGCCATACATGAAGTTCTCGAAAGTATTGGCTATAAAGATGACGAAGGCGTGGCAAATGAG TTATCTTTCCAAATGTGGACGGATCAAATGCAGGACTCACTAACTAGTAAGCAAAAAGGAGATGCAGCTTTCCGGCACAAAGACTTCAAACTTGCAATAGAGTGCTACACTCAG TTCATTGATGTTGGAACAATGGTTTCTCCAACTGTCCATGCACGTCGCAGCCTGTGTTATCTCATTAACAACCAACCTCAGGAAGCTATGAACGATGCAATGCAAGCACAAGTAATTTCCCCTCTATGGCACATTGCATCTTATCTTCAATCTGTTTCTTTGGCCGGACTCGGAATGCCGAACGAATCTCAAGTTGCACTTTCAGAGGGAACGACACTGGAAGCCAAGCGAAATGCACCTACGGGGAAAAAGTGA